A segment of the Leptospiraceae bacterium genome:
ATATTTTAAAATATAATTCTCCTGATACATTGGCTGAAGTAGTTGTGCGAGGAGCCAAAATTTCCTATATCAATCAAATTTCAGACCCAAAAGAGCGATTCGATATGGAGCGGATAATAGATACCGCAATAAAAAATAAAATTTTCCCCGAAGATCTTTATCAAAAGATAGAGGATAAAAAAAAAACTTTTACGAATCCAGTAAACCTAGATAGAGCACCTTGGTGGAATCCTGAATTACATAAAAGAGAGGCAAATACTGGTAAGGCTCCGTTAAAAAATTCTGGAAATCCATTAAAAAAAGGAATTGAAATTGATACTCCAGAGACCGGTGGACAGACCAAGGAAGGTGCGGATGCTTGGTATGGTCAGGACACGCAGGGAAATAGGGGGCAGGGTGAGCCTGCTGGTGGTGGCGGTGCTTGGGGATATCGAACAGAAGAATTGTACAAACAATTTTTAGCGAAACGAAAAATTCTTTGGAATTATTCAATGGCAGTTAGTTTAAAAGAATTTAAAGAAGTTTTCGAAAAAAGCCTAGAAGAAGTGGAAATGAATTTAGAATCCCTTTTCGATCCAGAGGTGGATATAACACGTATTTACCAAACACAGGGCAAAAGAATTGATACCCGAAAATATATTTCGTTTAAAAGTGGTCGAGGTGATTCAAAAGTATTCGATAAAACTATCATTGATAAAAACGAAGAAAAATTAAAAGGTGTTGAGATTGTTTTTTTAGTTAGTAAAGCTAGGCGAATTTTTAATTTCGAATATTCGGTGGCGACACTTTCAGCTATGCTTACAAGTGCCTATATTTTAAATGAGCACAATGTCAAATTTTCTATTTATTCCTATTCAGACAGATTGAATAAAAAGGATCATATAGATTTAATTTGCCTCAAAGACAAAGAAGATGAATACGATACGCGCAAGGAAGAGGAAATGTTTAATTCTTTAACGAAAGATTGGCAAGGAGATTCGGTCTACGAATTTTCGCTAATTGAAGACTGCGAAAAGTATTTTTCGTCGGAAGCAGAAACACGTATTATCGTGATTTTATCTGATTTTCGAGGACAAAGAGGAAAAACAGAAATTGATCGAGAAATTTATTCTTGGGAAAATAAAAAATTAAAAGAAGAAGTTTTAAAGAATGCTAAAAAGAATTATGTATTTTTAGCTGTTGGTTTAGGAAACCGTTATATTGCGGAAAATTTATTTGAACATGCTGTGCAGATAACACCGGATAACTTTGCGAATATGCCGAATTTAATTGGAACAGAACTTACAAAGTTAATTCATGTTCATCATGCTGTAAGATAGTTATGAAACCAAAAGAAAAAGAAGAAAAATCAGGTTACAAAGAAATCGTAGTCAATAAAAAAGCAAGGTTTGACTTTGAACTTTTAGAATTTTTAGAAGTTGGTATTGTGCTCTCAGGATCAGAAGTAAAAAGTCTTCGGGAAAAAAAAGCGAATTTAACCGACGCATTTGCACAAGTAAAAAATGGAGAATTGATACTACAAAGTTTTCATATCACTCCGTATAAAAATGGAGGTTACGCGAATCATCCAGAAGTTCGTCCACGTAAACTCCTAGCACATAAAAAAGAAATTATAAAACTCGAAAAACAATTAAAAGAGAAAGGTTTAGCCATTGTAGCTGTAAAAATATATTTTAATGAAAAACAATTTGTTAAATTGCAAATAGCTACCGGAAAACCGAAAAAACTTTATGATAAACGAGAATCTCTACAAAAGAAAGAAGCAAAAATCGAAATCGACAGAGCTATGAAACAAAGGAATCGTTCTTGAAAAAATTACCAGTAGTATCAATCGTTGGAAGACAAAATGTGGGTAAATCTACATTATTCAATTGTTTTGTAAAACAAAAAGTAGCAATTACTTATGATTATCCGGGAGTTACTCGGGATGTATTAAGTTATGAAATTGACAATGAAAGTTTCATTAAACCGTTTACACTTTCGGATACTCCGGGCCTTGACTTGGAAAATAGCAATGATTTGACATCGTCTATCATAGAAGTTAGTTTTAATCACTTATTAAATTCGGATTTAATTATTTTTGTAATCGATCGCAACGAGATTGTTGAATACGATAGTAAACTTATTAAACTATTTTTAATGGATAAACGTTTTACTACTAAAAATATTATTTGTGTAATAAATAAGTCTGACAATCCTGAGAATGATTTTGACTTAGAGTATTTTTATAGATTGGGGTTACAGGAAGTTATTCCCATATCTGCTCTAGGTAGAAGAAATTTAAAACTCTTGTTCGAGAAAATTAATTTTTACCTACAAAAAGTGAGAACAGGTGAAAAACAAAACACAGATTTTAGTATCAGCATTGTAGGAAAACCCAATTCTGGAAAGTCTAGTTTTTTAAATTCAATATTGGGTTTTAACAGAGCAGTCGTTAGTGAGATTCCCGGTACAACTCGTGACACAGTTCATAGTATTTTTAAATTTGAAGAACATAGTTTGCTCATTGTAGATACGGCAGGTATTCGGAAAAATAGTAAATCAAGTGAGGAATTAGAGTTTTACTCTTATAAAAGAACTCTGCAATCGATAACCGATTCCGATGTAATTATTCATATCATTGATGCAACTAAAGGAATGGGAGAGTATGATAAAAAAATATTTGCTATTATCCGCGAAAGTGGTAAACCTGTAGTACTAGCTGTTAACAAATGGGATTTAATCAAGGACAAAGATGATAATACATTTAGAGAATACAAAAAGGATTTAATTTCAAGATTTTATCCCGCATCTTCTATTCCTGTTATCAGTATAAGTGCCTTACAAAAACAAAGAGTAAGAAAAGTATTAGAGGAATGTGTTAAAATATTTACGAAAGTAAACACAAAAATTCCTACAGCAAAAATAAATCAAAAACTAACTGAATGGATGAGTGAAGGGAAAATGGGTCTACAGGCAAAGAAACCTCCTAAGATTTTATATGCTACTCAAGTTTCGACAACTCCGTTTAAGTTACTCTTATTTGTAAACCATGTAGATTTATTTAAGAAACCATTATTAACTTTTATCAAAAATAGAATTGTAGAAGAGTATGAGCTCAATGGTGTTCAAGTCGAATTAGAAATCAGATCGGATAGAAAAAAAGAAAAGGATTATCGGGATTAGTCATTGGTAGTGTTTTTTATACTTAGTTTTTTTATAGGCTCATTCCCGTCTGCCCATATAATATCTTCCTTACAAGGTGTTGATATAAAAAAAGCAGGCAGTGGAAATGCAGGGGCAACTAACGTTCTTAGATCCGTTGGTTGGAAGTCGGGCATATTAGTATTAATATTGGATGTAGGAAAGGGAATTTTACCTTTTTTACTATATCCCTTTTTTAGTGAAGAAAAATCCCTATTAAATGCTGATTGGATCCCAATTATTGGTGGATTTTTGGCAGTATTAGGACATATATTCAACCCTTTTATGAAATTTGATGGGGGAAAGGGCATTGCCACTTCCGTAGGGCTTTATCTTTACATCCTTCCGATTCCGTGTATAATGAGCGGAATTTTAGGTGCCATCATTTTGTATTGGAAAAAAATTGCCTCCCTTGGATCGATTGTTGGTTTTTTCTTCCTTCCAATATTCTATTTGATTTATATGGGAGACAGTTTTTCGCCTAAGGTGTTAAGTTTAGTGATTATAAATTTTTTCTTAGTTTTG
Coding sequences within it:
- the smpB gene encoding SsrA-binding protein SmpB, whose product is MKPKEKEEKSGYKEIVVNKKARFDFELLEFLEVGIVLSGSEVKSLREKKANLTDAFAQVKNGELILQSFHITPYKNGGYANHPEVRPRKLLAHKKEIIKLEKQLKEKGLAIVAVKIYFNEKQFVKLQIATGKPKKLYDKRESLQKKEAKIEIDRAMKQRNRS
- the der gene encoding ribosome biogenesis GTPase Der, giving the protein MKKLPVVSIVGRQNVGKSTLFNCFVKQKVAITYDYPGVTRDVLSYEIDNESFIKPFTLSDTPGLDLENSNDLTSSIIEVSFNHLLNSDLIIFVIDRNEIVEYDSKLIKLFLMDKRFTTKNIICVINKSDNPENDFDLEYFYRLGLQEVIPISALGRRNLKLLFEKINFYLQKVRTGEKQNTDFSISIVGKPNSGKSSFLNSILGFNRAVVSEIPGTTRDTVHSIFKFEEHSLLIVDTAGIRKNSKSSEELEFYSYKRTLQSITDSDVIIHIIDATKGMGEYDKKIFAIIRESGKPVVLAVNKWDLIKDKDDNTFREYKKDLISRFYPASSIPVISISALQKQRVRKVLEECVKIFTKVNTKIPTAKINQKLTEWMSEGKMGLQAKKPPKILYATQVSTTPFKLLLFVNHVDLFKKPLLTFIKNRIVEEYELNGVQVELEIRSDRKKEKDYRD
- the plsY gene encoding glycerol-3-phosphate 1-O-acyltransferase PlsY, giving the protein MVVFFILSFFIGSFPSAHIISSLQGVDIKKAGSGNAGATNVLRSVGWKSGILVLILDVGKGILPFLLYPFFSEEKSLLNADWIPIIGGFLAVLGHIFNPFMKFDGGKGIATSVGLYLYILPIPCIMSGILGAIILYWKKIASLGSIVGFFFLPIFYLIYMGDSFSPKVLSLVIINFFLVLFTHRQNLKRIIDGTELSFKNKSNGN